Genomic DNA from Hordeum vulgare subsp. vulgare chromosome 2H, MorexV3_pseudomolecules_assembly, whole genome shotgun sequence:
catattccattgtggtgaagcttcgtggtcttgttgggagcctccaagctttgtgtagagttgccccaaccttgtttgtaaaggttcggtcgccgccttcaagggcacctatagtggaatcacggtaccttgcatcgtgcgagggcatgaggagaatacggtggccttagtgactttttggggagtattgtgcctccacaccgctccaacggagacgtacttcctgtcaaagggaaggaacttcggtaacacatcctcgtctccatcggttccacttgtggttatctctaacctttactttgtagttgcttttccttgttacaatatcttacttgtcttaataggtcttgttgatagtttctataggggtcacctctttgtcatattatttgtgaacccgtataatgtttaccttaacttgttaagattaattaaaaagtggtcgttgtctattcaccccccccctctagccaaccatatcgatcctttcaaccctTAACAGGACTAATATGGAATGTAACTAGTATATTATGTTCTGATAAGTGTCCATCAGTATGCGGTCCCTTTATAAGGTGAATTTATATTTAAATAACTCAAATTTGAGATCTATGGCTTTTCAAATTAAAAAAAGTAACTTTTGATAGCAGAATCCGGCAAGAGGCAATAAATTCCTTCCAAACAAGGCTAAAACCTTTTGAAGCAAAATTTCACAAGAGACACAACTGTCAAATACAAAAAACAGGGCACATCTCAGACAGTATGCAATAGACCGAAAAGTCAACTTAGGATGCGTTCTGGGAGTAAAGAGCCTGACTTACCAACCAAAGGTATATGTCTTGCATGTACTTCTCCAACTGAGAGATTATCAGCTTATTGATGTGGCTTTGataccaaaaaaattatttcAATTCCATGTGTATATGTAGTAACCATATAAGTGAAATTCTAGTTGGATACAAGGCTGTGTTTGGTTCAGCTTTTTTTACCAACTTCTGCTTTGAAAAGCTAGAAGCTAACCAAAGGGGTAAATGTTAAAAGCAGCTTTTGAGAATCTGCAGCTTCTTCCTAGTGTAAACTTCAAAGCTGGGGTATCCCAACTTCTCAGCTTCCAGCTTTTCTACAGCAGCTTTTTTAGAATCTGCAGCTCAACCAAACACAGCCTTAACCCTCTACACCCCTCTCATCTAACAGATCACGATTTAAGCTAAGCCAAGTCAGCCAACCAAAATTTCATTTTAGTTATACAGTTAATCAGCAtaattgaaaattaatataatccCATAATGACTAATTCAGGTTTATTATCAGTTTTATTTTGTCTAAATTCAAAATGCAAACTCAAAGTGctttagggccagttcttttggcaGCTTAAAAAATAAACCGCCTCCTCCCCAGTTTTTCCCATAAACCGCCTCTCTTATTCATTGGGGGGCTTGTAAACTAGTTATGGCCTTATGGGACAACTAATTTAGAAGTCTCAGCAAATTTATAGGGCAGCTTGTTTTTAAGCTGGGGAGAGGCAGCTTATTTTTTAAGCCGTCCAAAAGGACTGACCCTTAGGTACTTGAAATATTGATGATGGCAGACAAATATGCTGTTCGTAGCTCAGATACGAGTTCTTGTTATTATTCATTTCTCTCTCCATTTGCCAGAATTCTTGCAATTTTGAGTAAATTACCAAAAACCACCACAATTGCATAAAAAACCACTGTTTTGCTAACACTTTGCAAAAACCTCGATTTTGAGTAATTGTTTGCTGGACACTTGACCACATTTTGACACAAAAACTGACAGCTGGGCCCATCTGTCAGTCCACATGGCATGGGATAACGGTTGGGGGAAGACGGCAATCGTTGCTGCCATATGGGGTCCATCCgtcataggaagaaaaataaaagaaaaaatgttCTCTTTATCTCCCCCACAAGTCAATTCTTGCGTAAAAAAACAAGCCCACACCCTATCAGATAAGGAGGCCAGCGCCTCGATCTGCAGCCACACACGGGAGAGCTGGCAGCCGCACCACCGTAGCCTCGCCGGTCGACGAGCGCATTAGTGCTTTCGGCAAACAATTACTCAAAATCGGTGTTTGTGCAAATTTTTAGGAAAACAGTGGATTTTTTATGCATTGTGCACAGTTGTGGTGGTTTTGGCAATTTACTCTGCGATAATTTCCTTGTATACCTTACAAGAGCTAAGATGTTCTTTGAACAAAGCCAAACTCATAGGTGGCATCATGTTTATCACAGATCTGTTGGAAAAAACCTACTCTAGCAGCCTGTTTGGTTGGGGGTAATTAGAGAGAGGGAATGGGAATTAGGAGGCTCTAAGATATAAAGTTATCTGTTTGGTTGGAGGGAATGGGAATTTATTAGGGACTGGGCGTGGGAGTTTAGAGTCCAACTCCCACCATTTTATTAACAGGGGAGGGGTGGGAATTGAGAGTGGATTAATTTACAGAGAACATCTCGGCCCTTCATCATAACTTATGTTGTTGCCTCCCGACTAATTCCCCACGAATTCCCACTAACCAAACAAGGGAATGAACATTCCTCTTAAATTCCCACGTGTAAAACTCATCTAATACCAAACAAGTGATTGGGAATAAAATTACACTTCCCATGTCTAATCTCATTACAACCCCCTCCTCTAAATTCCTATTCCCCATCCCAAAAGTTATCAAACACCCTGTAGGAGTTAGTTATAACATGCATCTTCGGAAGTGTTTATCACACACAGTTTTGTTCTTAAGAAATACACATGGAAAGTGTACCCTACCTTTTATTTTGCAAGTAATATGTgtgggctgatatatggattactACTTGCTACTATGGTTGAGAAAGTAACAAAGGTATTAATAAAATCTCTAATCAGAGACATACTGCTAGTCAATTATGTAAGGCTTAGCTGAAGACCAGATCAAATAGAAATCGCACAAGTATAGACACGGGGCAAGCAGGCTTAAGACAGAGACACGAACCCCCTCACTGATGATCTGGCAGTTATCCTTTTCACGCTCAAAGATGATATTGCGCTTGTAATCCACCGAATCCCGTGCGGCAATAAAGCCATACACATGCAGCGGCCACATTGAACCTGAGGTCTCTTTGATTGAGACTTTGACTTCAAAGAGCTGCAGAGTGTCGACGGCGTAGACGCCGCCCCTGCGGGTAACAAGGTCCGTGAAGCCCGCGCTGGGTATAGTCGCTGCACCACATGTAGTAGTAtgcatatgagatttcgattggcACTAATTTCGGTATCTGTCAGAATATGTTCCTAGCTCCCCAGTCCATGTAGGGAGAACAAAATGCCGATCTAgtaagaaagaagaaaaataagaaatgcatacaattagtaggatacttactTTTTCGGTCCATGGAAACGATGAAATCGCCCCATGTTCCCATCCACGATTCGTTGAACTCATCACGATCATCATCATCGACAGGAATTGTCAGCTTGTGCAGAAACGCCGGGGGTCGCGTTTCCTTCACCGTGCTATCTATCTTCCAAACACTCGGTTTCGCTGCCTTCTTTCCCATCTCAGGTACGATTTTCTTCATCTTCCGCTTGCCAGCCGCCGTATCCTTGCTTGTCGCCCCCGGATCCATCTGCATCTCGGACATTCCCTTCTTGGAATCCATCTCAATCTCTCTCACTATGGCACGCACCTCGGATAGTTTTCCTGACCCTCGCCGCCGCTTTTTTCGCGaggaaaccctagcctccctcTGCTCCTCGGCGCTTTTTTTCGCGaggaaaccctagcctccctcTGCTCCTCGGCGTGGCCAATTGGATAGCATAAATGAGCAGGCAGACGAACTCCATTGGGTTGGGCTCATCCTCGGCCCAGCCGCGCTTCAGAAAAGGACCCAttaccaaaaaaacaaaagttaGACTGAAAATAAACTAAGTTGCCTAAATAAACTGAAAAACGAAGTTCTCTAAAAGATAAAAAGTAGAGTCGACAATAACATACTGTTCTGGGAAAACCTTTCCCTCAGCCGGCTGATCCGTGCTAGACATTGGTCGGACGCGCTGTCATTCGATCGAGTCGATCGAATGGCTGTCTGGGCTATTTCTTTGTCCCACGTCCTCCCTATGTTACACAACGACGAATgtaaaaaattctgcaacaagcaaattgttactgaaactcgaccgttgtttcaggaattaacgagTGCAAAATTTATTCCTCgtaacaaagcgaaagtttctgcaactcggCCATCGTTTCAGGAAtgaaagtttctgcaactcggccgttgtttcaggaattatagGATGCCCGGCTGAAGCAGATCGGAAGGCTGCGCGCGTAGATCGGGACAACTGCGCGTACATCGGACGGACCTCCAGGTGgcggatgtttactaaacattCACCGATAGATGCGTAGCAGCCCCCTTATTTAAAACACCACCCAACTTTACTAATCTATATATTTTAACTAATATCTACTATAAAAAAAGAGAAACTTATAAATTATCCTATAAGGCTATAACCACACCAAAAACTACACAGAGGATTACCCGAGACGTCCAGTCTCACTAAATTACATACAGTCCATATTACATCAAGGATCTGCCACAAAAATTAACGCCTTGGATTAAAAGTTCTGCCAGCAGACTATGGCCTACCCTCCGAACCCTTAGTTGGCAGATGCGATAGCCGTCCGTCGAgtaaattgtaaaaaaaaaatcataattggGACGTTAAAACAAAAAACCACCACCAtttgtttgttttaaaaaaatcaaatattGTGCTGACAGTTTTCAAAAAACACTGATCGCTCTCGTTCAAAAAAAACACTGATCGCTCAGATAAGCATTTGCTGACACTATAACTGACAATTAGATCCCATCATAAGTGATGACGTGGTAACCAAAATTAAAGGCGTTTGAGTGACCGTCAAAATTGATACGGTGCCTCCATGTCAGTGTGATGACTCTCCCTCCAATAAAACTATCTAGTTCTCCTCCTCCTGTGGAACCACTGTGCATCCAATGTGCACAACCGCCGCCGCCCGAGAGCATTGCCTCGCCGTCGATCATAGCCCGCGTAGCCACCGCTGACGAATCGCTTCCACACCATGTTCctgagctccgcctcgtcgcgctGGTATCCCTCGCTGATGGGTTCGAGCAAGGGAGTCGTGAGACGACCGAATCGAGCCTTCCTCCGCCCCTTTCACCAATCTTTCCTCGTTGCCGATTCGCCGCTTCCAAGCCTGCCCCGAGCCCACTGAGCTCCCCCACCGCATCTAAGTGAGTTCCTCTCAATTTCCCCTCATCTCCTTTGATCTATTTGCGTTGTAGCGCAATGACCCGCGAGCTCCGAGCACGGCCGTCGCCATGGCCGATGAACTCAAGCAGTTCGTGCTCCCCTGCCTAGTCTAGTACCACGCAGCGGCTCCCCGTCGTGGTATCCTCCttgccctcccccccccccctagtcagGTGCCCCACATTATGGTATGTTCCCGGCTCCCCTTGCTGCTGAGCCGCCCCAAAGGCCGGCACGGGACCTCCTGGCATGTCATTCATCCATGCCCGGCTTGTGGCCGAAGGCCATGGCAAGCAGTTGAGCGTGCTTATGTGTGGCGCATGAGCCGGCGGTGCTCGGAGGCTCGTCGGCTCACGGCCTGGGTGGCCGGAGCCGCGGGGCCGTGCGTGCACGAGGATGTGAGATGCTGCTGCGCGTGGAGAAAAGTCACGGGGGATGGAGTTGACCACTTGTGTCGTTTCTTCTCCACCACATGGACCTTTTCGGACCCATTTGTCGGATTTGCACTTAGACGGTTTTAATCTGACGGTGGGCGTTTTTTAAAAACTATCAACGTAATAGTGATGGTTTTTAAAAAAAACGA
This window encodes:
- the LOC123426636 gene encoding uncharacterized protein LOC123426636 isoform X1, which codes for MDSKKGMSEMQMDPGATSKDTAAGKRKMKKIVPEMGKKAAKPSVWKIDSTVKETRPPAFLHKLTIPVDDDDRDEFNESWMGTWGDFIVSMDRKTTIPSAGFTDLVTRRGGVYAVDTLQLFEVKVSIKETSGSMWPLHVYGFIAARDSVDYKRNIIFEREKDNCQIISEGVRVSVLSLLAPCLYLCDFYLIWSSAKPYIID
- the LOC123426636 gene encoding uncharacterized protein LOC123426636 isoform X2, which encodes MDSKKGMSEMQMDPGATSKDTAAGKRKMKKIVPEMGKKAAKPSVWKIDSTVKETRPPAFLHKLTIPVDDDDRDEFNESWMGTWGDFIVSMDRKTTIPSAGFTDLVTRRGGVYAVDTLQLFEVKVSIKETSGSMWPLHVYGFIAARDSVDYKRNIIFEREKDNCQIISEGGR